The following DNA comes from Sphingorhabdus sp. M41.
GATACCTAAATTCGGGGCTGCTATATCGTACCATATGGGGTTCCTTCTTACGTTGGAGGGCTTCTGGTAGTATCGCGATATTATGATAATCGGGGTAAGCGTAAATGGTGGTCTGAGCGAGCCGATGCGTGGTGGTGCAGTGGGTTTTCGAAGGTCAATATTGCAACGTCCACGGTCTGAAACGTGCAACGTTCGCGCGCTGGCTGAACATGCTGACCGACTCAAAAATGGCTAAGATGCGTGTCGAGCGCGCGGCTTTGGAGCGTAAGCGAGCGGTCACCAAAAGGGTAGGAAGCTGACCACCGACCGACGCAATCGGGCAGCGCAGTCGTTCTGGGCGATGCATTTGGAAGCCTTGAACTGGAGCGGAATGAGCTCAAAAATTATGCGCTAGCGCTTCGAATTTCCCAGCTCAGCCTGCGCAGATGGCGCGATCTGATTGCCGACGAGGAGCTCGTGATCGACTGGCGCGCGCAGCTTCATGGCAGCGCGCGACCGCAAATAAGCACTGGTGCTAGCAGCGCTGCTAACGGTGATGCTGCCGGTTACGGCTTAACAGAGGCGCTGACGGGCGGCGCGCGCTCGGCAGGCCCGCGCAGCTTCACCGACGAAGAACAGCGCATGATCGTGCTCTAATCCGAGGTGCCTGGCGCGACGGTGGCGGAGGTGTGTAGGCGTCATAATATCGTCACCAGCATGTTGTTCCGCTGGCAGGTACGGCTGGCCGCGCAACACAGGCAGCAACAATCGTCTTGGGCGGTTTGTTGATTGCTAGCCGTAATATTTAGCATGATAATAAAGCAGGCCATCCAGTAGAAATTGATTGTCGCCCTTCCTATATCGTTGGGAACTTCAACTATAGGAAAGGTAATCCAGAATGGCTGACTATCATATTTCCAAAGATGCTGATGGCTGGAAAGCAATGAAGGCTGGCGGCGAGAAAGCCTCGGCCCGCGCATCGACCAAGGCTGAAATTCAGGCGCGAGCCAAAGAACTGGCGACAAATTCTGGCGGGGGTGAGGTGAGAGAACATGCCTCGCGTGATGGCTCGGTGCATAAGCGTGGGCAAATCATTGATAGCGACACCCATGGTAAAACTGATCCACGCGGGAATGGCTAACTCTTCGCAAAGATCATCATCTCGAAAAGAACGGCACTATAGCCAATCCAGTCTGGCTGATGGGGTGTATGTCGCTTCAATCTGTTTATCAAAATAACCGTGAATCTCTGAAGGCTACGCCTCATAGTTTTGTCCAATGCCGCGCCTTTCTTGATGTAGGCCGCGTTGCTCGGCAAGCTCTGCCTGTATCATATGGCGCCGTTGCTCACGATCCCGCACGAGGCAACGATAGACGTTATCTTACAATTGAATGTCGGCTATTCCGCTGACAGAACTTCATTCTCTAATGCAGAAATTCGCTCCAAGCATATCGTGTGAACCACGCGACCGAGTTCCTCGATCTGCTCGCCCAGCCAAGTCAGTTCTTCCTCGCTGATGCGGTAATGCTTCGAGTATCGCGCCTTCACATATGCTTCCTTGAGCTTCTCGAACCGTGCCCGGTCCGCACGAAGTTCGCGCGGCCAGCAATCGACAAGGCGCATATCTAGACGCTCCGCCTGCGTTCTCAGGAAACCAAGATTGTGAACATGCGGTGTGTAGAACGTGCAGACCAGTAATACACAGTGGTAAAGCGTTTCGGCTGTCTGGTGCAATTCAAACGCTGCGTGTTTATATAACCCTTCAGCGATTGCAAAATTCGCAATTTTTTGTCGCCCACCGGCCGCAGGAAACCACTCCTCAAAATACTCCTTGGCCATCGCCAGCGCCTGCTCGGGTGTCTTTGGTTTGGGAACGTGCAGTTGGCGGCCATCGGCCTCATAAAGCGCAATGCCGTCCTTTGCGACGTCCATGAAGAAGTAGCGGCCATGAGCCAGGCCATCATTCACTTCTCCGAGTGTATGGACGATGAAGTTGACCGGCGTGCGCAGCGTCTTGTCGATGGCCAGTTCGCGCATCAACCGGTTGTCCAGCTTGAGCCAGTAGTCGACCTTGTCGGTCAGGCGCTTATCATTGACGATGATGAGGATATCGAAGTCGGAGCGATAGCCTTTGGCCGTGTGCGGCTCGTCGACCCAGCCTCCGCGAGCGTAGCTTCCATAGAGGATGATCTTCTCGATCTTCCCCTTCTTCTTCCACTCATGCTTTGCAAGCGCCAGCGCGTCTTCGAACTCTTCGAAGATTATCGCCTTCACGCGCTCGATCTCGCGCTGCTTGGCTGCCGGAAGATGATCAAGTGTCGTCTGCATAATTACCTCCACCCTGAAAGGTCTTTCGCTTATTGGCAAGCCAGATCATACGATTACGCTGCCCTCGGCCGTGTCTATACCAAGAAATGGGGATGGTACGCGAAAGCCACAGTAATCACGCTACGGCGCGCAACGATGCGAGCGTTCGCGCCTGTTTGACTTCGCGCACGCTTTGCAGTTCTCCACCGGCTAAAAGCCGAGCAATCTCGGCTGACACCTGATCGGCAGCAATGACCAGCGCGGTGTCGAGATGGACATATCGTTGCGTAACTCCGCGCGGGGCGTGGCCCAGAAGACCGGAGATGGTTAGTTCGCTAAAACCTAGCGATGCCGCCAAGCTGGCAAAGCTGTGGCGTAACGTGTGAGGTGTCACTTCCTCTAGGCCAGCTCGCGCGCAAACACGGTCGAGCACGCGGACTACGCCAATGAAATGCCCGTCACCCCAATCGGCGGGGAACACAAACGGTGAATGACTGCGCTGCGCCTGCTTTTCGAGAACCGTCATCGCGTCATCGCCAGCAACGCGCATTTGCGGCCCCGACTTTGTATCGGGGAACCGAACGAGATTGTCGTCGGGCTGAACCCATTCCTTTCGCATCGCCAGAACCTCCATGCGCCGGAACCCGGTGAGCAACATGACGCGGATTGCGGCAAGAGCGGTCGGATGCTCGCCCTCGCTCCCCATCTGCGTCATCAGTTTGCCCAGGTGCCGGATTTCGCCAGCGTTCAGATGGCGCTTTAGTTTCTGGGAAGCCATGATCCGCACGCCCGCTGCCGGGCTAACCTCGATAAGCCCAAGGCGGCGGGCGTGATTGAGAAGACTTCGCAAGGTGCTGATCGAACGCGATGCAACGCCTATCCCGCCTGCTGTCCGCCCACCTCTCCCGACTTTGCGAGCCTTGGCCGTGCGTCCAGCGGCGATATCGCCCTGTAAACGTTCAATGTCGGCGAGCTTAAGCTGGCTGACCACGCGGTTTCCAATTAGCGGCTTGATATGAAGGTCGATCCGGCTGCGGTCACCGGAGATTGTTGATGCTTTGATGGGCCGACGGTTACGCCCGATTAGCCGTCCAGCCTCGGCTTCGGTCAGATACCAGTCGCAAATTGCCGAGATCGTCCAACCCTGTTTGATGGCATGACGTTCTGCCGATGGGTCTGCGCCATCGATGACGCTCGCCAGCTTCTTCTTTGCGTGGTCGCGTGCCTGCTCGACGGTTAGGGCGCCATATTGGCCGATGACGCAGCGGCGGGTGCGTCCTTCGAGATTACGATATTGAATGATGAATGAGCGTGTGCCGCTGGGTTTGATGCGAACGCCAAATCCTTTGAGTTCGCTATCCCACAAAAAGTTGTCGCGGGGGCCGGGCTTTGCAGCGTCGATTATGCGCTTGGTCAATCGGGGCATGTAAAATTCCTTGGGGGTTAGAGTAAAATCCTCTCTGGTTTTGTGACTGGGCTGGCGGCGCACGCGCGCCAAATCTGCTTCCCCACGCAGGTGCAGCATAAGCGGGGAAGCAGGGGGGAAGCAGTTGGCGGAAAACCGCGGCAAATCGTAGCGTAGCCGATTCGGGTTTTCGGTCAATATAAGCTATTGAATAGTAGTGGTATTTCGTGGTTTTAGAAACATCGGGAAACTGTAGCGAAAACGACCAGAACCCGTTGCCAAGGTTGGGGTCGAGAGTTCGAATCTCTTCGCCCGCTCCAGTTTTTCGGTTAAAAGCAAACATGCGGCGCATGTTTGCCCGAAAAACTCCCGACCGCGAGGGAGGGTGGCTTGCCCAAATGTACCTCAGCACTATCACCCTGCGAGTTTCCTGCTTCCTAGCGAATGAATCAATCCGGCGGATTGTCATCCGGAAAACTCCCAAGCGCAGGCGCAGGGTGGCTTGCCCACATATTCACACGCACGCACCGTTCCAGAGAATTCCCTCTTCCCTGGAAATGTCGACGGCATTGCCGATCGCCTGAACGAATCAGCTCCCTGCGGGCGGAGAGCACTGGGCCTCGAATCGATGGAACAGGGCGCCGATTATGAAGCCGAAATCCGGAACAGTCCCGGGATGGTTACGCCTTTCACCATAATATCATCGGCGCACCACTCGTCGGCAGCAACTATTGTGGCCACATGTCGAGAGCGGCAATCAAGCTGTCGGCATCATTGGTATCTGCATGCGCGTCCGCCAGTTCGTATCGAAAAGAAACGGCAATGGAAGCCACCAGTTTCGCGTCCTTATGCAAATCAGCGGCAACAGTCCTGTCACCCGCAGCAGCACGCTCG
Coding sequences within:
- a CDS encoding DUF2188 domain-containing protein: MADYHISKDADGWKAMKAGGEKASARASTKAEIQARAKELATNSGGGEVREHASRDGSVHKRGQIIDSDTHGKTDPRGNG
- a CDS encoding tyrosine-type recombinase/integrase; its protein translation is MPRLTKRIIDAAKPGPRDNFLWDSELKGFGVRIKPSGTRSFIIQYRNLEGRTRRCVIGQYGALTVEQARDHAKKKLASVIDGADPSAERHAIKQGWTISAICDWYLTEAEAGRLIGRNRRPIKASTISGDRSRIDLHIKPLIGNRVVSQLKLADIERLQGDIAAGRTAKARKVGRGGRTAGGIGVASRSISTLRSLLNHARRLGLIEVSPAAGVRIMASQKLKRHLNAGEIRHLGKLMTQMGSEGEHPTALAAIRVMLLTGFRRMEVLAMRKEWVQPDDNLVRFPDTKSGPQMRVAGDDAMTVLEKQAQRSHSPFVFPADWGDGHFIGVVRVLDRVCARAGLEEVTPHTLRHSFASLAASLGFSELTISGLLGHAPRGVTQRYVHLDTALVIAADQVSAEIARLLAGGELQSVREVKQARTLASLRAVA
- a CDS encoding nucleotidyltransferase and HEPN domain-containing protein is translated as MQTTLDHLPAAKQREIERVKAIIFEEFEDALALAKHEWKKKGKIEKIILYGSYARGGWVDEPHTAKGYRSDFDILIIVNDKRLTDKVDYWLKLDNRLMRELAIDKTLRTPVNFIVHTLGEVNDGLAHGRYFFMDVAKDGIALYEADGRQLHVPKPKTPEQALAMAKEYFEEWFPAAGGRQKIANFAIAEGLYKHAAFELHQTAETLYHCVLLVCTFYTPHVHNLGFLRTQAERLDMRLVDCWPRELRADRARFEKLKEAYVKARYSKHYRISEEELTWLGEQIEELGRVVHTICLERISALENEVLSAE